From a region of the Arachis ipaensis cultivar K30076 chromosome B09, Araip1.1, whole genome shotgun sequence genome:
- the LOC107617707 gene encoding uncharacterized protein LOC107617707: MKAAVVGGGISGLVSAYVLAKEGVNVTLYEKEDYLGGHAKTVNVDGIDLDLGFMLFNPVTYPNMIEFFENLGVDMELSNMSFAVSLDGGCGYEWGSRDGFSSLFAQKKNVINPYFWKMVREIIKFKDDVISYLDMLDNKLDMDRNETLENFIKSKGYSELFVKAYLIPICGSIWPCSFERVMSFPALSVLSFCRNFQHLQLLFGRPQWLTIKGRSHTYIKKVKTKLLDRGVQVIANCEVELVSSSEKGCVVQCKDGSREIYESCIIATHAPDTLRLLGDEATYDERRILGAFHYVYSDIFLHRDKSLMPKNPKAWSAMNFLGFQNSTVCLTYWLNILQNIDKTILPFLVTLNPDHTPKNTLLKWSTGHPIPSVAAFKAVQELESIQGKRRIWFCGAYQGCGFHEDGLKAGMVAAYGILGRCCSLRTNPKHMEPSWKELGARHFVTRFLNSYITTGCLILLEEGGTMFTFEGNNMKHSLKCVMRIHSPQFYWKVMTEADLGLADAYINGDFSLDDKDNGLLNLFLIFIKSNTDSSNASNSKLKKNRGWWTPIFLTAGLASAKFFFKHYFRKNTLAQARRNISRHYDLSNELFALFMDETMTYTCAVFKNEDEDLKDAQLRKMSLLIEKARIDSTHEVLDLGCGWGSFAIEVVKRTGCKCTGITLSKEQLKFAEKRVRDAGLQDNIKFLLCDYRQLPKTFKYDRIISAGMIEAVGHEYMEDFFGCCESILADDGLLVLQFISCPDESYDEHRRSGGFIKEYIFQGGCLPSLSRVTSAMAAASRLCVEHVENIGIHYYQTLRWWRKSFKENQSEVLALGFDEKFIRTWEYYFDYCAAGFKSRILGDYQMVFSRPGNTNTLKDPYRSWPSAC; this comes from the exons atgaaagcggCAGTGGTGGGTGGTGGAATAAGTGGATTGGTTTCAGCATATGTGTTGGCCAAAGAAGGAGTGAATGTGACTCTTTATGAGAAAGAAGATTATTTGGGAGGCCATGCAAAAACTGTGAATGTTGATGGTATTGATTTGGACCTTGGATTCATGCTCTTCAACCCG GTAACTTATCCTAATATGATTGAATTCTTTGAGAATCTCGGAGTTGACATGGAATTATCAAACATGTCATTCGCTGTGAGCCTTGATGGTGGCTGTGGCTACGAATGGGGCAGCAGAGATGGTTTCTCTAGCCTGTTTGCGCAAAAGAAAAATGTGATCAACCCTTACTTCTGGAAAATGGTTAGAGAAATTATTAAATTCAAAGATGATGTTATAAG CTATCTTGATATGCTTGACAACAAATTGGATATGGACCGCAATGAGACCTTGGAAAATTTCATAAAGTCAAAGGGTTATTCTGAATTATTTGTGAAGGCCTACCTT ATTCCAATTTGTGGTTCTATATGGCCATGCTCTTTTGAAAGGGTTATGAGCTTTCCTGCTTTGTCAGTTCTCTCCTTCTGTCGCAATTTCCAACATCTTCAGCTA CTCTTTGGAAGACCACAGTGGCTAACTATTAAAGGTCGCTCGCACACTTATATTAAGAAG GTCAAAACAAAGCTTCTTGATAGAGGTGTTCAAGTAATAGCTAATTGTGAGGTTGAATTGGTTTCATCATCAGAAAAAG GGTGTGTTGTGCAATGCAAAGATGGTTCCAGAGAAATATACGAAAGCTGTATAATTGCAACACATGCACCAGACACTTTAAGATTACTAGGAGATGAAGCGACATATGATGAGCGAAGAATTCTTGGTGCTTTTCACTATGTATATAG TGATATTTTTCTTCATCGTGACAAAAGTTTAATGCCTAAAAACCCAAAAGCTTGGAGTGCAATGAATTTTCTTGGATTTCAGAACAGTACAGTTTGTTTGACATATTGGCTCAACATTCTTCAG AATATTGATAAAACAATATTACCCTTTCTTGTAACTCTGAATCCAGACCATACCCCGAAAAATACCTTGCTCAAGTGGTCAACTGGACATCCAATTCCATCAGTTGCTGCATTCAAAGCTGTACAAGAACTTGAAAGTATTCAAGGAAAAAGAAGAATTTGGTTCTGCGGTGCCTACCAGG GTTGTGGATTTCATGAAGATGGATTGAAG GCTGGTATGGTTGCTGCATATGGCATTCTTGGAAGATGTTGTTCTCTTCGGACCAATCCAAAACACATGGAACCTTCTTGGAAGGAACTCGGAGCACGTCATTTCGTGACGAGATTCCTAAATTCCTATATTACTACTGGATGTTTAAT TTTATTGGAAGAGGGAGGAACAATGTTTACCTTTGAAGGAAACAATATGAAGCACTCTTTGAAGTGTGTTATGAGAATCCATAGTCCTCAATTTTATTGGAAG GTTATGACAGAAGCTGATTTAGGTCTTGCAGATGCATATATTAATGGAGACTTTTCCCTTGATGATAAAGATAACGGTCTTTTGAATCTTTTTCTG ATTTTCATCAAATCAAATACAGATTCATCAAATGCTTCAAActcaaaattaaaaaagaatag GGGTTGGTGGACACCAATTTTCCTTACAGCTGGTTTAGCATCTGCAAAGTTCTTCTTTAAGCATTACTTTAGGAAAAATACTCTTGCACAAGCTCGTCGCAATATCTCTAGACACTATGATCTG AGCAATGAACTATTTGCACTATTCATGGATGAAACAATGACATATACATGTGCAGTGTTCAAG AATGAAGATGAAGACTTGAAAGATGCACAACTGAGAAAAATGTCTCTTCTCATTGAGAAA GCTAGGATAGACAGCACACATGAAGTTCTTGATCTCGGGTGCGGATGGGGAAGTTTTGCCATTGAAGTTGTCAAACGAACTGGATGCAAATGTACTGGCATCACTTTGTCTAAGGAGCAACTGAAATTTGCAGAAAAAAGAGTTAGAGATGCTGGACTTCAG GATAATATCAAATTTCTACTGTGTGATTATCGTCAACTACCAAAGACATTCAAATATGATAGGATTATATCTGC TGGAATGATAGAAGCAGTTGGTCATGAATATATGGAAGATTTTTTCGGTTGTTGCGAATCAATATTAGCAGATGATGGCCTTCTAGTTCTCCAG TTCATATCATGTCCGGATGAGTCTTATGATGAGCACAGGCGTAGTGGTGGGTTTATAAAGGAATATATTTTTCAAGGGGGATGCCTACCCTCCCTAAGTAGGGTAACATCAGCCATGGCAGCTGCATCAAGACTatg TGTGGAGCATGTTGAGAATATTGGAATCCATTACTATCAAACATTAAGGTGGTGGAGAAAGAGCTTTAAGGAAAATCAGAG TGAAGTTTTGGCTCTTGGGTTCGATGAAAAGTTTATTAGGACATGGGAATACTATTTTGATTATTGTGCTGCAGGTTTTAAGTCACGAATACTTGGAGATTACCAG ATGGTTTTCTCACGGCCTGGCAACACCAATACACTCAAAGATCCATACAGAAGTTGGCCCTCAGCATGTTAA
- the LOC107615905 gene encoding uncharacterized protein LOC107615905 produces the protein MIVNGASDTVLCHCFPNYLDGPALDWLCALPAGSISRFQQLAKQFEDHFAGSAIYLHDSDYLNTIKQGQNESLKDYMTRFTKVTISITDLHPEVHLHAIKSGLRPGKFQETIAVSKSKTLVEFREKAKGQIDIEELRQARKSDKTNYRDEEKVYNSKKNFKLTPRFDSYTQFNAKREDIIKEILNSKLIKPPRKAGTYQDTKYVDKSKYCAFHQKHGHTTDKCVVAKDLLKRLARQGHLDKYIGGHIQKCTPTSIGNNPSKQPSRGKDKPSSTQYDQPRGIINCISGGGASGGSSNLARKRSFRTIYSVQGAQQDHQLNPQFPQMTFTQADFKSNIQNLDDPVVIIIQLGDLLVKNVLLDPGSSADVLFYSTFQKMKLSDNNLQPTGGDLVSFSGERVPILGSVWLRTALGEYSLSKTYDIQYLVVNCFSPYNLILGRPFLNKFGPIVSTVHLCVKFFVQDEHIVTIHGDHKEARHCYNIRMKFQNGPKQPQINNVLSTASSSELADLNPRADFLERPTPTGELRKIHFNKDPNKYTFVGTAISKDELDAIENFLQANADLFAWTPSDMPGIDPQIISHKLAINPSVQPIQQKKRNLGEEKKQASLEETQKLINADFIREIKFTTWLANVVMVRK, from the coding sequence ATGATCGTCAACGGTGCATCTGATACCGTTTTGTGTCATTGTTTTCCAAATTatttagacggtcctgcacttgattggctTTGTGCTTTACCTGCAGGTTCAATTTCGCGATTCCAACAACTGGCCAAGCAATTTGAGGACCACTTCGCTGGCTCCGCAATTTATTTGCACGACTCAGACTATCTGAATACAATTAAGCAAGGACAAAATGAGAGCCTGAAAGACTATATGACTCGTTTTACGAAGGTCACCATAAGCATAACTGACCTCCACCCTGAAGTTCACCTTCATGCCATCAAAAGCGGACTTCGACCTGGGAAATTCCAAGAGACGATCGCCGTATCTAAATCGAAAACACTCGTCGAGTTTCGAGAGAAAGCGAAAGGCCAGATTGATATTGAGGAGCTGAGACAAGCTCGGAAGTCCGACAAAACGAACTACAGAGACGAGGAAAAAGTGTATAACAgtaagaaaaattttaaactaaCCCCTCGTTTTGACTCTTATACACAGTTCAACGCCAAACGGGAGGATATAATCAAAGAGATCCTGAACTCAAAATTAATCAAACCACCAAGAAAGGCGGGGACATATCAGGATACAAAATACGTCGACAAATCTAAGTACTGCGCCTTCCATCAGAAGCACGGCCACACAACCGACAAATGTGTCGTCGCAAAAGACCTCTTGAAACGGTTGGCTCGGCAAGGGCACCTTGACAAGTATATTGGAGGACACATTCAAAAATGTACTCCAACCTCTATAGGCAATAATCCATCCAAACAACCAAGCCGAGGAAAGGACAAGCCATCCTCGACCCAGTATGACCAACCACGAGGTATCATCAATTGTATTTCAGGAGGAGGTGCCAGTGGGGGCTCATCCAACTTGGCTAGGAAAAGATCTTTCCGAACAATATACTCGGTACAAGGAGCACAACAGGACCACCAACTAAACCCTCAATTCCCCCAAATGACGTTCACACAAGCAGATTTCAAATCCAATATTCAAAACTTAGACGACCCCGTAGTCATCATAATTCAATTGGGAGATCTACTAGTAAAAAATGTACTCTTAGATCCAGGGAGCAGCGCCGACGTTTTGTTTTACTCTACATTTCAAAAAATGAAGCTAAGCGACAATAACCTGCAACCAACAGGAGGAGACCTCGTCAGTTTCTCAGGTGAACGAGTCCCAATACTGGGATCAGTGTGGTTGAGAACCGCACTGGGTGAGTACTCTCTATCTAAAACATATGATATTCAGTACTTAGTAGTCAATTGCTTCAGCCCATATAACCTTATACTTGGCCGACCTTTCTTAAACAAGTTCGGCCCAATAGTATCCACAGTTCACCTTTGTGTCAAGTTTTTTGTGCAGGACGAACATATCGTAACCATTCATGGGGATCACAAAGAAGCACGGCATTGCTATAACATCAGAATGAAGTTTCAAAACGGACCAAAACAACCTCAAATCAACAACGTCCTCAGCACCGCTAGCAGTTCGGAGCTCGCCGATCTAAACCCTAGAGCGGACTTCCTTGAGAGACCTACACCAACAGGTGAGCTACGAAAAATACATTTCAACAAGGATCCTAACAAATACACCTTTGTAGGTACAGCAATAAGCAAGGACGAACTAGATGCGATAGAAAATTTTTTACAAGCAAATGCCGACTTATTTGCTTGGACGCCCTCTGATATGCCCGGCATCGACCCCCAGATCATTAGCCACAAGCTGGCTATCAATCCTTCTGTCCAACCAATTCAACAGAAGAAGAGAAACCTCGGCGAAGAAAAGAAACAAGCCTCATTAGAGGAAACTCAGAAGCTGATTAATGCCGACTTCATCAGAGAGATCAAATTCACTACTTGGCTCGCCAACGTCGTTATGGTAAGGAAATAA